GACCCGATCATCGCCGACCCCAAAGACCAGTATCGCGCACTCGAAACAGCTGGTTATATCGGTATCATGTTGGCAGGTGCTTTCCCAATGGTTTACTTGCTGCGTAAATATGCTGCGAAGCCTCTGGAAGCCTTGGGTAACAAACTGGGCTTGAGCTCTACGGGTAGTGCCGGGCTGCTCGCCACAATCGCAAACATTCTCGCTATGTTCCGTCTCGTCCGTTCGATGCCGCCTAAAGACAAAGTCATCAACATTTCCTTTGCCGTCTGTGCTGCTTTTCTTTTGGGCGATCACCTTTCTTTCTCCGCCAACTTCCAGCCAAACATCATTCTCCCTGTGATGCTAGGTAAATTGGGTGCCGGCGTGATTGCCATCGCTCTCTCGTATTGGCTTTCCGTACCAAAAGCTCTCGAGCTGGAAAGACAAGACCGCGCCGCTGGCATTATCGGGCCAGATGAGTATCTCGATGAAAAACAATCGCCCATCGTGAGTGAAGTTGCTGCAACAAAAGAATAATCGTTATTCCAACGAAAAAAGGAGCCGTCCACGAAATGCTGGACAGGCTCCTTTTATTGTCGTGGCGCCCAGAGCATGATACTCACACCGATCAAACAAATACCGGCACCCATCCAGTCGTACAGATCGGGTGTCTTTTTGTCGACCAGCCAGCCCCAAAGCACGGCTAGAATGATAAATACCCCTCCATATGCTGCGTACACACGACCAAAGGAAGGATAGCTCTGAAATGTCGGGATCACCCCGTACAGGATCAGGATGATTCCTCCCATGATGCCGTATCCGACTGGTTTGGACTCTTTGAGCCAGAGCCAGATCAAATATCCGCCACCGATTTCAGCTAATCCCGCCAACAGGAACAGGACGATCGATCCCATCATATTCTACCTCACTCCTGCCTCTCTATATGTCTGAAAGAAAACGCGTCTGAAAACGACTCGTCTTACATACCTTGTAGTGTGTTTTTTAGATCTGAGCAAGGAGTGAATTACTTGAAGCAGCCCGTCTATCTGGGGAGCCAACGGCTTTTACTGACAACTTCACACGGAAGCAAGCTCCTCTGTCCATCCGATGATCTGAGTGTATCCCTCGAATTGGCGGCGAGCGGAACATTTGAGGCACCCCTCACCAAATACTTTCTGCACCATGTGCTGCCCGGACACACCATCCTCGATCTCGGGGCACACATCGGATATTATTCCGTTCTGTTCGGGCGGCTCATCGGTCCTACGGGAAAGCTATTCGCTTATGAAGCACATCCCCGAGCGTATGCGTTCTTGATGGACAATCTCTCGATCAACGATCTTCACGACAGGACACGCGCCTACCATCGCGCCGTTTACTCGTGTGAGACCACCTTACCCTTTTACGCGAGCAAACGCTACTTGGGAAACAGCTCCATCCACCAGCATCACGAAACATACTTTCTGCATTACGTGGACGAATTTGAAACGATTTCCATTGATACGGTCGTCCTGGATGACCACCAACGTGATCTGGAATCCATCGACTTTATTAAAATGGACATGGAAGGAAGCGAATATCAGGCTTTTTTAGGGATGGAACGAATCATCAGAGAGCAGGCAAAAACCGTCGTTTTTGAAGTGAATCGCTCCATGCTTCACGATGACTGGGACGCCTTTGTAACGCTCCTTCGCTCCTACAGACATCAGTTCAACAAACAATTCTATGTGATCACACAAGAAGGCTCTACCGTTGAAATGGACCTCGAAATTATATTAAGCTCAGGCGAATGTCCGTATTTGGTCATGTGCTGACGATTACTTCAAGTTTACTTGAGGGGCGCAGCACAAGTCCCCCTTTCCTGATTCGATCGCGGCCCGTAGACTCGATAGAGCATGGAACCAGGCCCTTTCATGCCAGGAGCGGGCATTCTCCCACTCCTCGCCTTCCTTCCAGCCAAAATGCTCGATGACGATTCGGGTCTTTCCTTCATTCTCGGACAAAGAAACGAGCACGTACGTCAGGGAATCATCGTGATTCATCAAGTCCGCAAAATCATCGGGCCCCTTCCACGTAAAGCCTAGACGTTCTTTTGGTTCAAAAAGTGTGATGATGCACCCGCTTGTCCCCATCTGATCGCGGTTGTCAGGGGTAAAGAACAGCTCAAACGCCCCACCGAGCCGTGGTTCAATATTTGCTTCAGGCGCGAACCATTGGACGATCCGTTCGCTCCGAGTCCACGCCCACCATACTTGCTCCATGGATGAAACGATTTCTGTTTCTACTTGAAAGGCACTCATTGGCAACCTTCCTCCTTCTTATTGTCCCAACCCTTTGAAAATAGCAACGTTCCCCTTTCCAGTCAATACCAATCGAAAGAGAATCTCCTATAAACAGATATGAATGTACTTTTTTTTGCAAGATCGCACATTTAAACCTTAGGCACACTAAAATGAATGTTATAATGATAATGTAAACAATCAATATTTGGGAGGGGAACGATGGAACAAACAATCGCCAAATCGACTCACCAAAAATTGCCGTTGGGAAAACTGCTGAAAAGAATCTTCTTCATCCTGATCGGTGCTTCTCTCGTCTCTGTAGGTCTGGAAATCTTCTTGGTTCCGAATCAAATTATTGACGGTGGTATTGTAGGCATCTCGATTATTGCGTCTCATTTGACTGGATGGACTCTTGGCATTTTTCTATTTTTACTCAACTTACCATTCCTGGTTGTTGGCTACAGACAGATCGGAAAGACATTTGCCTTGTCTACCCTATTTGGAGTAACCATCATGTCGGTCGGAACCGCTCTGTTGCATCCGGTTCCAGGATTGACGGATGACCCGCTGCTCGCTGCAGTATTTGGCGGAATCATTTTGGGTATTGGTGTTGGTCTCGTCCTTCGTTATGGAGGATCTCTGGATGGTACGGAGATTATCGCCGTCTTGTTTAATAAGAAAACCCCTTTCTCCGTTGGTGAGATCGTCATGTTTTTCAACCTATTCATTTTGGGCAGTGCCGGATTTGTTTTCGGTTGGGATCGTGCGATGTATTCGCTGATCGCCTATTACATTGCTTTCAAAATGATCGATCTGACCATCGAAGGCTTCCAGGAATCCAAGTCCGTTTGGATTATTAGCGACAATCACAAAGATGTAGGAGACGCGATTGTTGCTCGTCTGGGCCGCGGTGTCACCTATCTGAAAGGTGAAGGGGGCTACACAGGCGATGAGAAGAAAGTCGTTTTCTGCATCATTACCCGTCTGGAAGAAGCAAAGCTGAAGCTGATCGTCGAGGAAGTAGACCCGAATG
This is a stretch of genomic DNA from Brevibacillus choshinensis. It encodes these proteins:
- a CDS encoding FkbM family methyltransferase, translated to MKQPVYLGSQRLLLTTSHGSKLLCPSDDLSVSLELAASGTFEAPLTKYFLHHVLPGHTILDLGAHIGYYSVLFGRLIGPTGKLFAYEAHPRAYAFLMDNLSINDLHDRTRAYHRAVYSCETTLPFYASKRYLGNSSIHQHHETYFLHYVDEFETISIDTVVLDDHQRDLESIDFIKMDMEGSEYQAFLGMERIIREQAKTVVFEVNRSMLHDDWDAFVTLLRSYRHQFNKQFYVITQEGSTVEMDLEIILSSGECPYLVMC
- a CDS encoding YnfA family protein — translated: MMGSIVLFLLAGLAEIGGGYLIWLWLKESKPVGYGIMGGIILILYGVIPTFQSYPSFGRVYAAYGGVFIILAVLWGWLVDKKTPDLYDWMGAGICLIGVSIMLWAPRQ
- a CDS encoding YitT family protein, whose protein sequence is MEQTIAKSTHQKLPLGKLLKRIFFILIGASLVSVGLEIFLVPNQIIDGGIVGISIIASHLTGWTLGIFLFLLNLPFLVVGYRQIGKTFALSTLFGVTIMSVGTALLHPVPGLTDDPLLAAVFGGIILGIGVGLVLRYGGSLDGTEIIAVLFNKKTPFSVGEIVMFFNLFILGSAGFVFGWDRAMYSLIAYYIAFKMIDLTIEGFQESKSVWIISDNHKDVGDAIVARLGRGVTYLKGEGGYTGDEKKVVFCIITRLEEAKLKLIVEEVDPNAFLAVGNIHDVRGGQFKKKAIH
- a CDS encoding SRPBCC family protein gives rise to the protein MSAFQVETEIVSSMEQVWWAWTRSERIVQWFAPEANIEPRLGGAFELFFTPDNRDQMGTSGCIITLFEPKERLGFTWKGPDDFADLMNHDDSLTYVLVSLSENEGKTRIVIEHFGWKEGEEWENARSWHERAWFHALSSLRAAIESGKGDLCCAPQVNLK